The proteins below are encoded in one region of Geomonas ferrireducens:
- a CDS encoding class I SAM-dependent methyltransferase translates to MSRQKVTEFFDQNVGDYQSKHYGESVRTFMTVRLEAVLQNVDRLSLSRGAKVLDAGCGPGALVEALARRGLGVSGLDVSENMLVRTAERMESLGEAYSVSLKQGSIDSLPYSDDSFDLVCSTGVIEYLDTDQLVLQEMYRVLRPGGFLLISVTNAWSPVNSLDFIVEFLKRRHTFLRCFNHIWTRLGKEPVLPRSFRVRRHRPSRFRKSLRQAGFEVLAAEFFHFMPWPRPLDKFFPKATTRLGDKLEQLCKTNIAFLGEGYLVLCTKQKSK, encoded by the coding sequence ATGAGCAGGCAAAAGGTGACTGAATTCTTTGACCAAAATGTGGGGGACTATCAGTCCAAGCATTACGGGGAATCCGTAAGAACCTTCATGACAGTGCGGCTGGAAGCTGTGCTTCAGAATGTTGATCGGCTGTCCTTGTCTCGGGGCGCCAAAGTTCTGGACGCAGGTTGCGGCCCTGGAGCGTTGGTGGAAGCCCTGGCACGGCGCGGGCTCGGGGTCTCCGGGCTAGATGTCTCTGAGAATATGCTTGTCCGTACGGCTGAAAGGATGGAGTCCTTAGGAGAAGCCTACTCGGTATCGCTGAAACAAGGAAGCATAGACTCTTTGCCCTACAGCGACGACTCGTTCGACCTTGTCTGCTCAACCGGGGTCATCGAATACCTGGACACCGACCAGTTGGTTTTGCAGGAAATGTACAGAGTCCTGCGTCCGGGCGGGTTCCTTCTGATTTCAGTAACGAATGCATGGTCTCCAGTCAATTCCCTCGACTTCATCGTTGAATTCCTGAAAAGAAGGCATACGTTCTTACGTTGCTTTAACCACATCTGGACTCGGTTGGGAAAAGAACCGGTGCTGCCGAGAAGTTTCAGAGTCCGTCGTCATAGGCCGAGCCGATTCAGAAAAAGTCTGAGGCAGGCGGGCTTCGAAGTTTTGGCGGCGGAGTTTTTCCACTTCATGCCTTGGCCACGGCCTCTGGACAAGTTTTTCCCGAAAGCTACCACGAGGCTCGGGGATAAACTGGAACAACTGTGTAAAACCAATATTGCATTCCTAGGTGAAGGATACCTCGTACTTTGTACCAAACAAAAATCCAAATAA
- a CDS encoding right-handed parallel beta-helix repeat-containing protein — translation MEKTHNLINGKAFITFAIIAHMTLFSSVLSASAADHYVAPTGSATWALSVSQSTPCSVSTAMANAAAGDTVYFFPGTYATGMQSSNYHIPILNPSNSGTAGAPIVFKSLVPFGAILQGTPYTGTQTAAIIGAYNKTYVTWDGFIVTTQNSSTAALVQIDNSNYITIQNCELIGGTFSNSGNNVAGVIVLDSSYCSVNNNYIHGYIDPNNNHNTAGIWTCNSVGNHFFNNTFYNNTENIYSKYKSDSDVYNNNLLGPLANLSTNANFYVQNYNGLVTSLSIYQNIVIGGGYGISLDTSQNAGNSAKIYNNTFYGQTIGAMGVGTKLTTTWSFYNNIVAGSPQQSVIWTYSAANPGQLDFNNYYSSGKYSARVYDTVCTATTLGNWQTTCKYDLNSVTTDPGFVNPGGNKASDYKRKSYPSNGINGSVMGAYLTGTEVIGVSVIPPRNLGITTVQ, via the coding sequence ATGGAAAAAACACACAACTTGATAAACGGTAAGGCATTCATTACGTTTGCAATTATAGCCCATATGACTCTGTTCTCATCGGTTCTCTCTGCATCGGCAGCTGACCACTACGTTGCACCGACAGGCTCAGCGACCTGGGCTCTCTCCGTCAGCCAATCCACCCCCTGCTCGGTTTCAACCGCGATGGCCAACGCAGCAGCAGGCGACACTGTATACTTCTTCCCAGGAACCTATGCAACTGGTATGCAGAGTTCAAACTACCACATACCAATACTGAACCCATCCAATTCCGGAACTGCAGGTGCTCCCATTGTGTTCAAGAGCCTGGTACCCTTTGGCGCAATTTTACAAGGCACACCCTATACCGGAACGCAAACGGCAGCCATTATAGGTGCTTACAACAAGACGTATGTAACATGGGATGGTTTTATCGTAACAACTCAGAACTCGAGTACTGCTGCACTAGTACAGATCGACAATTCCAATTACATCACGATACAAAATTGTGAATTAATAGGGGGCACCTTTTCAAACAGTGGCAATAACGTTGCAGGTGTAATAGTCCTCGACAGCAGTTATTGTTCAGTCAATAACAACTATATACACGGTTACATCGATCCAAACAACAACCATAACACCGCTGGAATATGGACTTGCAATTCTGTTGGAAACCACTTTTTCAATAATACTTTTTACAACAATACTGAGAACATTTATTCCAAATACAAGAGCGACAGCGACGTTTACAACAACAACCTTCTCGGTCCCCTGGCAAACCTCTCAACGAATGCAAACTTTTATGTGCAGAACTACAATGGTCTTGTGACTAGCCTGTCAATTTATCAGAACATAGTAATAGGCGGCGGTTACGGAATTTCTCTCGACACCAGTCAGAATGCTGGCAACAGTGCCAAGATTTACAATAATACTTTTTATGGTCAAACCATCGGAGCCATGGGTGTCGGTACGAAATTAACCACGACATGGTCATTTTATAACAACATAGTTGCCGGAAGTCCGCAGCAGAGTGTAATTTGGACATACTCAGCAGCTAACCCGGGCCAACTCGACTTCAACAATTATTATAGTTCGGGGAAATATTCTGCAAGGGTTTATGACACAGTATGTACGGCAACAACTTTGGGCAATTGGCAAACCACGTGCAAATATGATCTCAACAGCGTCACTACAGATCCAGGATTCGTAAACCCAGGAGGAAACAAAGCTTCCGACTATAAACGTAAGTCATACCCGTCAAACGGCATCAACGGCAGCGTGATGGGGGCATATCTAACGGGCACGGAGGTAATTGGAGTCTCAGTTATTCCTCCCAGAAACCTTGGAATCACTACAGTACAGTGA
- a CDS encoding Ig-like domain-containing protein: protein MQSPNLFQRISRRALGQILLDGKFVSKRDLDRALREQKTTHELLGGVLVRMGVLRPEDVAAPLSIQQHLNQIEDAVKLAAGDRQLLGALLVKSGRITEQQLDEAISEQKRSGERLGEVFMRLGMLTELQLKGLLDWQKNQQAPAETPLRLGELLVATGHITREQLGRALAKQGDSGRKLGDILVAEGYVRRSEVNRAVRLQKMCVNAVVAAIMAMGMSSAASASSVSLQWDPSPDTNVVGYKLYYQADSATQPFQGPAPIDVQSLTNATISNLDPSHSYSFAVTAYDSAGDESAYSNVVTVAEMQPPTTTITYPSASTTVAGTVSVTADATDNVGVAKVEFYVNGALKATVPSTPYVYSWNTSGLTPGSYTLMTKAYDAAGNIGQSQSVTVNVANDLTAPTVSLTSPGNNMTVSGSVNIAASASDNVGVSRVEFYLNNVLLSATNMSPYAYAWNSKNVANGVYTLTAKAYDAAGNLGLSQALTINVSNDLTAPSVSLASPLSGSTVSGTVAVTANASDNVGVSKVEFYRNNVLQATVATAPYSYNWDTKTVTNGSYTLTAKAYDAAGNVSVSQSSSVNVSNAVPDTIAPTVSITSPSNNSTVSGTVAISASASDNVGVTKVNIYVGGQLMTSLTTAPYNYAWDTTKMTNNSVYAVTAIAYDAAGNQKQASNVYVTVKNRKK, encoded by the coding sequence ATGCAGAGCCCTAACCTGTTTCAAAGGATTTCCAGACGGGCCCTCGGGCAGATACTGCTTGACGGCAAGTTCGTGTCCAAAAGGGACCTGGATAGAGCCCTACGTGAGCAAAAAACCACTCACGAGCTGCTTGGAGGCGTACTGGTCAGGATGGGGGTCTTAAGGCCTGAAGACGTGGCAGCCCCGCTCTCCATCCAGCAGCACTTGAACCAGATCGAGGATGCTGTCAAGCTGGCTGCAGGCGACCGGCAGCTTCTGGGCGCACTGCTGGTAAAGTCGGGGAGGATAACAGAACAGCAGCTCGATGAAGCGATCTCCGAGCAAAAAAGGAGCGGTGAACGCCTAGGCGAAGTTTTCATGCGCCTGGGGATGCTCACGGAGCTGCAGCTTAAGGGGCTTCTCGACTGGCAGAAGAACCAGCAGGCCCCGGCAGAAACCCCACTTAGACTGGGTGAATTGCTCGTCGCCACCGGCCACATCACCCGCGAACAGTTGGGGCGAGCACTCGCCAAACAGGGGGACAGCGGCAGGAAGCTCGGTGACATCCTGGTCGCCGAGGGGTACGTGCGCAGGAGCGAGGTCAACCGCGCGGTACGCCTGCAGAAGATGTGCGTCAACGCCGTCGTTGCCGCCATCATGGCCATGGGCATGAGCAGTGCCGCCTCCGCCTCCTCCGTGTCCCTCCAATGGGACCCCTCACCGGACACCAACGTAGTGGGCTACAAGCTGTATTATCAGGCCGACTCTGCGACTCAGCCCTTCCAGGGGCCCGCGCCTATCGACGTGCAAAGCCTCACCAACGCCACCATATCAAACCTCGACCCTTCTCACTCCTACAGTTTTGCCGTCACCGCGTACGATTCAGCGGGCGACGAAAGTGCCTACTCGAACGTGGTCACTGTTGCCGAGATGCAGCCGCCGACGACCACCATCACCTACCCTTCAGCTTCGACCACCGTGGCGGGCACCGTATCGGTTACTGCCGATGCCACCGACAACGTGGGGGTAGCCAAGGTGGAATTCTACGTGAACGGTGCGCTAAAGGCGACCGTCCCCTCCACCCCTTACGTCTACTCCTGGAATACCAGTGGTCTTACCCCTGGAAGCTACACCCTGATGACCAAGGCCTACGACGCAGCGGGAAACATCGGGCAGTCCCAGAGTGTCACGGTGAACGTGGCGAACGACCTTACCGCGCCCACCGTCTCCCTCACCTCCCCGGGGAACAACATGACCGTGAGCGGTTCCGTGAACATCGCCGCCAGCGCAAGCGACAACGTGGGGGTGAGCAGAGTGGAGTTCTACTTGAACAACGTACTTCTCTCCGCCACCAACATGTCCCCCTATGCGTATGCCTGGAACAGTAAAAATGTCGCTAACGGGGTCTACACCTTGACGGCTAAGGCGTACGATGCCGCCGGCAATCTGGGGTTGTCACAAGCGCTCACCATCAACGTATCGAACGACCTCACCGCCCCGAGCGTGAGCCTTGCCTCCCCGCTTTCCGGCTCCACGGTGAGCGGCACCGTCGCGGTAACCGCAAACGCAAGCGACAACGTGGGTGTGAGCAAGGTGGAGTTCTACAGGAACAACGTGTTGCAAGCCACCGTCGCCACCGCACCCTACAGTTACAACTGGGATACTAAGACGGTGACGAACGGCAGTTACACGCTGACGGCCAAGGCCTACGATGCAGCGGGCAACGTATCCGTATCCCAAAGCAGTTCCGTCAACGTATCAAACGCGGTCCCAGACACCATAGCCCCGACGGTTTCCATAACATCGCCAAGCAACAACAGTACGGTGAGCGGGACAGTGGCAATCAGCGCGAGCGCCAGCGACAACGTCGGTGTCACGAAGGTCAATATTTATGTCGGCGGACAACTCATGACGAGTCTAACCACTGCCCCTTACAATTATGCCTGGGACACGACAAAAATGACAAACAACAGTGTGTATGCCGTCACGGCAATAGCCTACGATGCAGCGGGAAATCAAAAGCAGGCATCCAACGTGTATGTGACAGTGAAGAACCGGAAGAAATGA
- a CDS encoding glycosyltransferase codes for MMKACHIILEALACGVPVVAPAVGGIGEILADGVEGYLVKEREPAAFARRCIELVDDVRLRQDMSRAAHRKVLARFSAEKMAQDYLQVYRELLAG; via the coding sequence ATGATGAAGGCGTGCCACATAATCCTCGAGGCTTTGGCCTGCGGTGTGCCGGTCGTGGCCCCGGCTGTCGGTGGGATCGGCGAGATACTCGCCGACGGCGTGGAGGGGTACCTGGTCAAGGAAAGAGAGCCCGCCGCCTTCGCCAGACGCTGCATCGAACTAGTTGACGACGTCCGACTGCGGCAAGACATGTCCCGGGCGGCGCACCGGAAGGTCCTGGCGCGGTTTTCTGCGGAAAAGATGGCGCAGGACTACCTTCAGGTCTACCGGGAACTCCTGGCGGGCTGA
- a CDS encoding glycosyltransferase family 2 protein, with translation MPILLFLFIFLVFWAYFGYPLSLYLLSYLRCRNVAKVPITPSVTFIITAFNEEKRIREKLENTVALDYPPELLQVVVASDGSTDRTNDIVREYQGRGVVLLEVKDRGGKENAQKEAVAIARGDILVFSDTATIIEPESLYRITANFADPSIGCVSSVDRVVGRDGKPCGEGAYVRYEMWLRDLEGRVNSLVGLSGSFFAARKEVCRDFSPNMQSDFRTLLNSMRLGLRGVGDPEVVGLYQDVADSSREFDRKVRTVLRGITVFFKNLEFLNPFSYGLFAYQFCCHKLLRWLVPFFLTAALLINAFLAPFSPLYLFLFLLQCSFYLLAVAGWKRPSLARSLAVKLPLYFATVNVAIAVAWMRYLRGNRLVMWTPSER, from the coding sequence ATGCCCATTCTTTTGTTTTTATTCATATTTCTCGTCTTTTGGGCCTACTTCGGTTACCCCCTCTCCCTGTATCTCCTCAGCTACCTTCGGTGTCGCAATGTGGCGAAGGTACCCATCACACCGTCGGTGACCTTCATCATTACCGCATTCAACGAGGAAAAGCGTATCCGTGAGAAGCTCGAGAACACGGTGGCGCTAGACTATCCCCCGGAGCTGTTGCAGGTGGTGGTGGCTTCCGACGGCTCTACCGACCGCACCAACGACATAGTCAGGGAGTACCAAGGCCGGGGTGTCGTCCTTTTGGAGGTGAAAGATCGCGGCGGCAAGGAGAATGCCCAGAAGGAGGCGGTAGCCATCGCCCGTGGTGACATCCTGGTCTTTTCCGATACCGCTACCATCATCGAGCCTGAAAGCCTGTACCGTATTACGGCCAATTTCGCCGACCCGTCGATCGGCTGCGTGAGCAGTGTGGACCGGGTCGTGGGGCGGGATGGAAAGCCGTGCGGTGAGGGGGCCTACGTGCGCTACGAGATGTGGCTCCGCGACCTGGAGGGGAGGGTGAATTCCCTTGTTGGCCTGAGCGGCTCTTTCTTCGCAGCAAGAAAGGAGGTATGCCGCGACTTCTCCCCAAACATGCAGAGCGATTTCAGAACCCTTTTGAACAGCATGAGGCTCGGTCTGCGCGGAGTGGGGGACCCCGAGGTGGTCGGACTGTACCAGGACGTGGCGGACAGCAGCCGCGAGTTCGACCGCAAGGTCAGGACGGTCCTTCGGGGAATCACAGTCTTTTTCAAAAATCTGGAATTTCTGAACCCGTTTAGCTATGGCCTCTTCGCTTACCAGTTTTGCTGCCACAAGCTGCTGCGCTGGCTGGTACCCTTTTTCCTGACGGCGGCACTGCTGATCAACGCCTTTCTTGCGCCTTTCTCACCGCTGTATCTTTTCCTATTCCTTCTCCAGTGCAGCTTCTACCTCCTGGCCGTTGCCGGATGGAAAAGGCCCTCCCTAGCCCGGAGTCTTGCCGTAAAACTTCCCCTTTATTTTGCCACTGTGAACGTGGCCATCGCCGTCGCCTGGATGCGCTATCTGCGCGGTAATCGCCTGGTGATGTGGACCCCGTCAGAGAGATGA
- a CDS encoding YdcF family protein gives MKPPRLKLLAALFCGFLIFVVIPSFTEVRTLLAAPLFITETAASGDACYVLAGGETIWERLNAAADLVHLGRVPSIYLMDNPARDQYNVREGRSWSRGRWYVDYLGWRGVPAERIRVIPAAEGFFGTRTEAANLASHLDAGVRQVVIVSSAPHMRRALMAFRNALPATVAVVPFAATELRSSQELCHPLWIEYVKLAVYSVMSWWR, from the coding sequence ATGAAGCCGCCACGCCTGAAACTCCTAGCCGCACTTTTCTGCGGATTTCTGATCTTTGTGGTCATCCCCTCGTTTACCGAGGTACGGACTCTTCTCGCCGCACCCCTGTTCATCACCGAAACGGCAGCGTCTGGCGATGCCTGCTATGTGCTTGCCGGCGGGGAGACCATCTGGGAGCGACTGAACGCCGCCGCCGACCTGGTGCACCTGGGGAGGGTGCCGAGCATCTACCTGATGGACAACCCTGCCCGGGACCAGTACAACGTGCGGGAGGGACGCTCATGGAGCAGGGGGCGCTGGTACGTCGATTACCTCGGCTGGCGCGGAGTGCCGGCTGAGCGGATCAGGGTCATCCCGGCTGCTGAAGGCTTCTTCGGCACGCGCACGGAGGCTGCGAACTTAGCCTCACATCTTGATGCCGGAGTCCGCCAGGTGGTGATCGTGAGCTCGGCTCCGCACATGCGGCGGGCGCTTATGGCTTTCCGGAATGCCCTTCCGGCAACGGTAGCTGTTGTTCCATTCGCGGCCACTGAACTGCGCAGCAGTCAGGAACTCTGCCATCCCCTGTGGATCGAATACGTGAAGTTGGCGGTATACAGCGTGATGTCCTGGTGGAGGTAG
- a CDS encoding Ig-like domain-containing protein → MLKTKRVLQLLLPLLLIPAAAFPSTVSLQWDPSTDPDLAGYRVYYQANSSAFPFAGSGAVEGAAPVNVADSTTASISGLDPGISYYFAVTAYNSSGAESAYSNIVQVKEMVPPVVDIAVSSATTTLSGTVSVGVDAQDNIGVTKVELYVDNTLLGAGSTAPCTFNWQTASMPPGQYTLSAKAYDAAGNVGTTEKVVYVAGDTSVPTVTISAPANNKQVSGTVTVTAGATDNIGVTSFALYDNSSLIYAANQGAISYNWNTVAAGNGSHTLVAIASDAAGNAGSASVTVNVANDVVAPTVNLVLPSSSNLKNANLKVAASAQDNVAVVRMEVYLDGVFLLGTNSGAISATTKVGVGSHTVTVAAYDAAGNKGTKAISVSR, encoded by the coding sequence GTGTTGAAAACCAAGCGCGTTCTGCAGCTCCTTCTCCCCCTTCTTTTGATTCCTGCCGCAGCTTTTCCCTCAACGGTGAGCCTTCAGTGGGACCCTTCCACCGATCCTGATCTCGCCGGTTACCGTGTTTACTACCAGGCCAACTCCTCGGCATTCCCCTTTGCCGGCAGCGGTGCAGTCGAAGGGGCGGCCCCAGTGAACGTCGCTGACAGCACCACCGCTTCCATCAGCGGCCTCGACCCGGGTATCTCCTACTATTTCGCGGTCACCGCCTACAACTCGAGCGGCGCGGAAAGTGCCTACTCCAATATTGTCCAGGTAAAAGAGATGGTCCCTCCTGTGGTGGATATCGCCGTCTCGTCCGCAACTACCACACTGAGCGGTACGGTTTCCGTAGGTGTCGACGCTCAGGACAACATCGGCGTCACGAAGGTGGAGCTCTACGTGGACAACACGCTGCTGGGAGCGGGGAGCACGGCTCCCTGTACGTTCAACTGGCAGACCGCCTCGATGCCCCCGGGACAGTACACCCTTTCTGCCAAGGCCTACGATGCCGCCGGCAACGTGGGGACCACGGAAAAGGTCGTCTACGTAGCCGGTGACACGTCAGTCCCGACGGTCACCATTTCGGCTCCCGCCAACAACAAGCAAGTGAGCGGCACCGTCACCGTGACGGCCGGCGCCACCGATAACATCGGCGTTACATCTTTCGCCCTTTACGACAACTCAAGCCTCATATACGCAGCGAACCAGGGCGCTATAAGCTATAACTGGAACACGGTAGCCGCCGGTAACGGGAGTCACACCCTGGTTGCCATTGCCTCCGATGCCGCCGGAAATGCAGGTTCCGCCAGCGTGACCGTAAACGTCGCCAACGATGTCGTTGCTCCGACTGTCAACCTGGTCCTGCCTTCCTCTTCTAATCTCAAAAATGCCAACCTGAAGGTGGCGGCGTCGGCCCAGGACAACGTGGCCGTAGTCCGGATGGAGGTCTACCTGGACGGGGTCTTTCTGTTGGGGACCAACTCCGGTGCCATCAGCGCCACGACCAAGGTGGGCGTCGGATCCCATACCGTCACGGTCGCGGCCTATGACGCCGCCGGGAACAAGGGGACCAAGGCGATCAGCGTGTCGCGGTAG
- a CDS encoding Ig-like domain-containing protein — MLSNGKANTFSALSALLSVAILLIVAPATSLATDVSLAWDPSPDPDLAGYRIYYQANSVAVPFQGTGAFEGNAPVDGRNSTTATISGLDPANSYYFAVTAYNSSGAESVYSNIVSVPETLPPTVSITSPANNDAVSGTVSVTASATDNAGIARVQFLVNGVPVFETAKAPYSFAWNVASLAKGSYDLAARAVDISGNEAVSKAVTVSVPGDVISPTVSLVTPSPATAVGGTVSISASAKDDVGVARLELYLDGTSVYSGAQNSVSFDFNSTLAANGSHIVSARAYDAAGNIGSASATFSVYNAVKLTDPTPPATVSAPLTIADAQLALQIASSQVVPGSEELLRLDLAPYVNGTSQPNGRIDTGDIVVILSLLTGKI, encoded by the coding sequence ATGCTATCAAATGGAAAAGCCAACACCTTTTCCGCCCTTTCCGCCTTGTTGTCTGTTGCAATTCTACTCATCGTCGCCCCCGCCACCTCTCTTGCCACTGATGTCTCGCTAGCCTGGGACCCAAGCCCCGACCCCGACCTCGCGGGTTACCGCATCTATTACCAGGCAAACTCCGTCGCCGTCCCGTTTCAGGGAACCGGCGCCTTCGAGGGTAACGCCCCTGTCGACGGAAGAAACAGCACCACTGCGACGATAAGCGGGCTGGATCCGGCTAACTCCTATTATTTCGCCGTAACCGCCTACAACTCCTCTGGTGCCGAGAGCGTCTACTCCAACATCGTCTCGGTGCCGGAGACGCTTCCCCCGACCGTCAGCATAACCTCGCCGGCCAATAACGATGCGGTCTCCGGGACGGTGTCTGTCACCGCTTCGGCCACCGACAACGCCGGTATCGCAAGGGTGCAGTTCCTGGTAAACGGGGTGCCGGTCTTCGAGACGGCCAAGGCCCCATACAGCTTCGCCTGGAACGTCGCCTCCCTGGCCAAGGGAAGCTACGACCTAGCCGCCAGGGCCGTCGATATCTCAGGCAACGAGGCGGTATCGAAAGCGGTCACCGTTTCGGTGCCGGGGGACGTGATCTCCCCCACGGTATCCCTTGTCACCCCGTCACCGGCCACTGCCGTTGGCGGTACGGTCTCCATCTCCGCCAGCGCAAAGGACGATGTCGGGGTCGCAAGGCTGGAGCTGTACCTCGACGGGACGTCGGTTTACAGCGGAGCCCAAAACTCGGTGAGCTTCGACTTCAACAGCACACTGGCTGCCAACGGCAGCCACATCGTGAGCGCCCGGGCCTACGATGCGGCCGGCAACATCGGCTCCGCTTCGGCCACCTTCTCGGTTTACAACGCCGTCAAGCTCACCGACCCGACCCCGCCGGCAACGGTCTCGGCACCCCTCACCATAGCGGACGCCCAGCTCGCGCTGCAGATCGCCTCGAGCCAGGTCGTCCCGGGGAGCGAGGAGCTTTTGCGCCTGGACCTTGCCCCCTACGTGAACGGCACCTCGCAGCCCAACGGCAGGATCGATACCGGCGATATCGTGGTGATCCTCTCTCTGCTCACGGGGAAGATCTAG
- a CDS encoding Ig-like domain-containing protein: protein MRFFKRALVALMVMTFAACGGGGGGGSEVGGADSGGPDRTAPSVALTAPVEGTVVHGVTLIKAAASDDVGVARVEFYLNGVLQGSATSAPYSFSWDPSGVAKGSYNWTAKAYDGAGNVQTSTEVAVTVPIYAAMSTVLSGSTAVGTVFLAGLPAAAPYGVNLVVTMPTGATLAGADASGPYAANGIAGTSGSNAVILASSSLASGEILKLSFTNVPAGAVAGDFAVAVSAVFDGGGTQIQ from the coding sequence ATGCGGTTTTTTAAGCGGGCCCTGGTGGCCCTTATGGTGATGACTTTCGCTGCCTGCGGCGGCGGGGGAGGAGGGGGGAGTGAGGTAGGGGGAGCCGATTCCGGCGGTCCGGACCGCACCGCTCCCAGCGTGGCGCTCACCGCCCCGGTGGAGGGGACCGTGGTGCACGGGGTCACCCTCATCAAGGCCGCGGCCTCCGATGACGTGGGGGTTGCGCGGGTAGAGTTCTACCTGAACGGGGTGCTGCAGGGAAGCGCCACCAGCGCCCCATACTCCTTTTCCTGGGATCCGTCAGGAGTCGCTAAGGGTAGCTACAACTGGACTGCAAAGGCCTATGACGGCGCCGGCAACGTGCAGACCTCCACCGAGGTCGCGGTAACCGTGCCGATCTACGCGGCGATGAGCACCGTACTAAGCGGCAGTACGGCGGTAGGGACGGTGTTTCTTGCCGGGCTCCCGGCGGCGGCTCCTTACGGAGTGAACTTAGTGGTGACCATGCCGACGGGTGCGACTCTTGCCGGCGCCGACGCTTCCGGACCCTATGCGGCGAACGGTATTGCCGGCACCTCCGGCAGCAATGCCGTCATACTCGCAAGCAGCTCCCTTGCCTCGGGAGAGATCCTGAAGCTTTCCTTCACCAATGTTCCCGCCGGAGCGGTGGCGGGGGATTTCGCCGTCGCCGTGTCGGCGGTGTTTGACGGCGGGGGCACCCAAATCCAGTAA
- a CDS encoding Crp/Fnr family transcriptional regulator — protein sequence MTGPASQRQKQESCVISNIPFFSSLTPEQVEQVEKLFRKKNYEKEQIVLYEEDTSNYMYLIYSGKVRVVKMNDEGKEQIITIHKKNDFFGEMSLLDNKTSPATIIAHEDSVIGLLHRTDFEEYLLRNEEIRKKIIELLCSRLRESWEMIKVLSFNAENAQDRVLSLLDRLGELYGVRDDRGVIIDVKMTHQQMASYASVTRETMSRVLRSLEKSQAISILDGKAILLNKSFFDTRQNHKRH from the coding sequence ATGACAGGACCGGCGTCACAAAGACAGAAGCAGGAATCCTGCGTTATCAGCAACATCCCATTCTTCTCCTCCCTCACCCCGGAACAGGTGGAACAGGTCGAAAAACTGTTCAGGAAAAAGAACTACGAAAAGGAACAGATAGTGCTCTACGAGGAGGATACATCGAACTACATGTACCTGATTTATTCCGGGAAGGTGCGCGTAGTGAAGATGAACGACGAGGGAAAAGAGCAGATCATCACCATCCACAAGAAAAACGACTTCTTCGGGGAGATGTCGCTTCTGGACAACAAGACCTCGCCGGCGACCATTATCGCGCACGAGGACTCGGTGATCGGGCTTTTGCACAGGACGGATTTTGAAGAGTACCTTTTGCGCAACGAGGAGATCCGCAAAAAGATCATCGAGCTTCTGTGCAGCCGGCTGCGCGAATCGTGGGAGATGATCAAGGTCCTGAGCTTCAACGCCGAGAACGCCCAAGACCGGGTGCTATCCCTCCTGGACCGGTTGGGGGAGCTTTACGGCGTGCGCGACGACCGCGGTGTGATCATCGACGTGAAGATGACGCACCAGCAGATGGCGAGCTACGCCTCGGTGACCCGCGAGACCATGAGCCGGGTCTTGCGCAGCCTTGAGAAGTCTCAGGCGATCAGCATCCTGGACGGCAAGGCGATCCTGCTCAACAAGAGTTTCTTCGACACGAGACAGAACCACAAGAGGCACTAG